A portion of the Maylandia zebra isolate NMK-2024a linkage group LG9, Mzebra_GT3a, whole genome shotgun sequence genome contains these proteins:
- the crispld1a gene encoding cysteine-rich secretory protein LCCL domain-containing 1 isoform X2 yields MNVWGQIWAKAVYLVCNYSPKGNWWGHAPYKHGTPCSSCPPSYGGGCKDNLCYKGQDDNSYPLQEETEENNFIEPEVPRTTNPRARASRPEPPSFPAPAPTQPPAEDLQKNEMVNTQQMSQLVTCDTKLRDQCKGTTCNRYECPAGCLDATGKVVGTVYYEMQSSVCRAGLHAGVIDNDGGWMDVTRQGRKDFFIKSYKNGVQSLGKYQSANSFTVSRVTVKAITCETTVAQLCPYERPVKHCPRLYCPRNCVEENPHISRVIGTRIYSDKSSICRAAVHAGVIRNDVGGYIDVMPVDKRKHYIASYQNGISSESLQNPPGGKAFRVFAVI; encoded by the exons ATGAACGTGTGGGGGCAGATCTGGGCCAAAGCCGTCTATCTTGTCTGCAACTATTCACCGAA GGGAAACTGGTGGGGCCATGCACCTTACAAACATGGGACCCCGTGCTCTTCTTGTCCCCCCAGCTATGGAGGAGGATGCAAAGACAACCTCTGCTACAAAG gGCAAGATGACAATTCATATCCACTGCAAGAGGAAACTGAAGAGAACAACTTTATTGAACCAGAGGTCCCCCGTACCACAAATCCCCGGGCTCGGGCCTCCAGACCTGAGCCTCCCAGTTTCCCCGCTCCAGCCCCTACGCAGCCCCCCGCAGAGGACCTGCAGAAGAATGAAATGGTCAACACACAGCAGATGT CCCAGCTAGTGACCTGTGACACTAAGCTTCGGGATCAGTGCAAAGGAACAACATGCAATAG ATACGAGTGCCCAGCTGGATGCCTAGATGCTACAGGAAAAGTAGTTGGCACAGTGTACTATGAAATG CAATCCAGTGTGTGCAGAGCTGGTCTACATGCTGGTGTCATAGATAATgatggaggatggatggatgtaacaAGGCAAGGAAGAAAGGACTTTTTTATCAAATCCTACAAGAATGGCGTCCAGTCACTTGG AAAATATCAAAGTGCTAACTCCTTCACAGTCTCCAGAGTGACAG TCAAAGCCATCACATGTGAAACCACAGTTGCACAACTGTGTCCATACGAAAGGCCTGTAAAACACTGTCCAAG GTTATACTGCCCGAGAAACTGTGTAGAAGAGAATCCTCACATATCCAGAGTGATCGGTACCAGAATATACTCTGAT AAGTCCAGTATATGTCGAGCGGCCGTCCACGCTGGAGTCATCAGGAACGATGTGGGTGGTTACATCGATGTGATGCCAGTGGACAAGCGAAAACACTACATCGCCTCGTACCAGAATGGCATTTCCTCAGAGAG CCTTCAAAACCCTCCCGGAGGGAAGGCGTTCCGGGTGTTCGCTGTGATTTGA